Genomic segment of Synechococcus sp. A15-28:
TGAGCTGACCCGCCACAGCCCCAGGAAGATCCGTGTCCGGACGACGATCAATTCCGAGACGATTCATCCAGTCCCAGTAGGTGTTGTTATCGAGGCGCCGCATCGCCTGCACCATTCCGACATTGCTGGACACCTGGAGGACCGTGGCGAAATCCACCAGACCATGGGCCTCCTTGTCGTGGTTGTTGATCGGCCACCCGCCGATGGTGAGCTGACCGACGTCGTTCACACGGTCCGTGGGACTGATTGCTTTCTCCTGGAGCGCCAGGGCCAGATTGATCGGCTTGAAGGTGGACCCGGGCTCGTAGAGATCCTGGACGGACCACTCCCGGAACCGAGCCGGTGAAAAGCGCCAGTAGCGATTGGGGTCATAGGTCGGCGTTGACGCCAGCACCAGCAGTTCGCCATTGGTGGCGTCCATGACGATGGCGGCTCCCTTCTTGGCCTTCCACTTGCCCACCTGGGCCGCCAGGGCTTTGACGGCGAGCTCCTGCAGCCGGGCATCGAGGGTGAGCTGCAGGCGCAGGTCATCCCCGTAGAACGCCCCTGGAGACAGATCATCAGGAAGTGGTGTTCCGTCCGCTCCGCGCCGGAGACGTCGGGACTGTTCATGCCTCAGCAGTTCACCGTTCCTGCTCTGCTCAAGGCCAGCCTGAGGAACCCGCTCGTCGTTGAGAAACCCGACGACGTTGGCGAACAGATCCCCCTGGGGATAAACGCGCTGGGGATAGGCCTCCAGATCCAGACCACTAATCCCCAGAGAGCGGATCCGTTCAGCGGTCTCCGGATCAAGTCCCTCCGCCAGCTTGACTCCGGAGCGTCGTTGCCCCAGCTCTTCGAGCAACTGCGGTGCCGGTTGAGCCAAAGGTGTCGCCAGCAGCTCAACCACATCCTCTGGAGGCCGGACCAGATCAGGGGCATCACCTGGCAGGTTGAAATAACGCGGATGGGCCCATAGGCGAAAGCGGACCTCATCCATTGCCACCAAACGACCGGTGCGATCGACGATCGGACGGCGTTGCCCCAACGTTGCACTGGTCTGCGTCTGGAGACGGCGCGCTCTGGACTCCAACGCATCGGTCTGGACCAATTGCAACCAAGCCATCCGACCGACCAGACCAACGAGGCCGGTGCAGAGGATCAGAAAAACGATCCAAAGTCTCCTGGTTGGGACCTTGGCGAGGGGGACGACACGGGTGCGCGGTCGTTTCCGCGACGGTGAAGATGCACTCCGGGTCATCAGTAGCCCGGACGAATGCGAGGTTGCGTCAGTGCCTCCAGGGGCTGCATCAGCTCGGGTCGTGGTGAAACCACAGCGGACATGGGGTCTGGCTGCTCGAGATGAACCAGGTTGACCACCTTGGTGGGCACCAGGTCGTCGGATCGATCCGTGCCTCTGAGCAGATGCTGCTCCAACACAGCAGTGGATTCCGTCAGGCGATGGGCCAGCACCCTTGTGGCATCCAGACGCTGGAAAGCCACGGTCCACCGGTGCTGCCAGTGCAGGGTCAGACCCGCCAGGACGGCCAGTGCGGCAAACACCCCGAGAAGGCTGCCATCAGCCAGGCGATGCAGGCCTCCGATCAGTGGAGAGCGTCGGGCGATCCGTCCAGCGGACAGCGAGCCCTGGATCAACTCCAGAGCCGCTGTCGAAGAACGCTGATCCGGAGCGGCGACCACCGGAGATGCAGGCGAATGTGCCAGTGAACCACTCGCACCTGGCCGCTGCAAGGCTCACAGCAGAAGCAGGTTCACAAAGGTGA
This window contains:
- a CDS encoding penicillin-binding protein 2: MTRSASSPSRKRPRTRVVPLAKVPTRRLWIVFLILCTGLVGLVGRMAWLQLVQTDALESRARRLQTQTSATLGQRRPIVDRTGRLVAMDEVRFRLWAHPRYFNLPGDAPDLVRPPEDVVELLATPLAQPAPQLLEELGQRRSGVKLAEGLDPETAERIRSLGISGLDLEAYPQRVYPQGDLFANVVGFLNDERVPQAGLEQSRNGELLRHEQSRRLRRGADGTPLPDDLSPGAFYGDDLRLQLTLDARLQELAVKALAAQVGKWKAKKGAAIVMDATNGELLVLASTPTYDPNRYWRFSPARFREWSVQDLYEPGSTFKPINLALALQEKAISPTDRVNDVGQLTIGGWPINNHDKEAHGLVDFATVLQVSSNVGMVQAMRRLDNNTYWDWMNRLGIDRRPDTDLPGAVAGQLKTKEQFITHPIEPATTAFGQGFSLTPLKLVQLHGVLANGGRLVSPHITRGFRSGDALAPAAEPGGTPLLTPEVTRTVMVWMESVVEKGSGKGVKTPGYRIGGKTGTAQKALNGIYLPGAKICSFVATLPVEDPRYVVLVVVDEPQGAHAYGSTVAVPVAKQIIDALLIVEKITPSKPAELNKAMTS